One window from the genome of Candidatus Didemnitutus sp. encodes:
- a CDS encoding trypsin-like peptidase domain-containing protein has protein sequence MKLSVSAFLLVACSLCAAPNPPGDVVFKPTFLTGYDSLTAGTGFLVRIDGAPVFVTAHHLFGPAAGLERDLSPTEAKNFVSALAASSMDHPSLILVSSEMMFIPAAKAFDQRDAAHDIAAFRLSNYHGATLVISAVSPKVGEKVYLLARPRGEQELRLLSAVVSRVGKASIEYSYDQSGMNLAGTSGAPILNDKGEVVAINLGGGDLKGKVFGFGNPSTSFVALLSNAQ, from the coding sequence ATGAAACTCTCCGTATCTGCATTCCTTCTTGTGGCGTGCTCACTCTGCGCCGCGCCAAATCCGCCGGGCGACGTGGTGTTCAAACCCACGTTTCTGACAGGCTACGATTCCCTGACAGCCGGGACCGGTTTTCTTGTGCGCATCGACGGCGCTCCGGTGTTCGTGACCGCACATCACTTGTTCGGCCCCGCAGCAGGCCTCGAACGCGATCTCTCACCGACTGAAGCGAAAAATTTTGTGTCTGCACTCGCCGCTTCATCTATGGATCACCCGTCGCTCATCTTGGTTTCGTCAGAGATGATGTTCATTCCGGCGGCGAAGGCTTTCGATCAACGCGACGCCGCGCACGACATCGCCGCTTTTCGCCTTTCGAACTACCACGGCGCTACGCTGGTCATCTCAGCAGTTTCGCCAAAGGTCGGAGAAAAGGTGTATCTCCTCGCTCGGCCACGCGGCGAACAGGAATTGCGGCTGCTCAGTGCCGTAGTCTCGCGGGTCGGCAAAGCGTCCATCGAGTATTCCTACGACCAATCAGGGATGAATTTGGCAGGCACGAGCGGAGCCCCGATTTTGAACGATAAGGGAGAGGTCGTCGCGATAAACCTCGGTGGCGGAGACCTAAAAGGAAAGGTCTTTGGATTTGGCAATCCGTCGACGTCGTTTGTCGCACTCCTTTCAAATGCCCAATAG